A genomic segment from Aspergillus chevalieri M1 DNA, chromosome 7, nearly complete sequence encodes:
- the RPL36 gene encoding 60S ribosomal eL36 domain-containing protein (COG:J;~EggNog:ENOG410PPM7;~InterPro:IPR038097,IPR000509;~PFAM:PF01158;~go_component: GO:0005840 - ribosome [Evidence IEA];~go_function: GO:0003735 - structural constituent of ribosome [Evidence IEA];~go_process: GO:0006412 - translation [Evidence IEA]), with protein sequence MQHALSPTPRYALRRAANQKSAKCIANPTAPTSLRLRQPPSATTVVANPKSSTVVMAQERSGIVVGLNKGHKTTPLNTPKTKISRTKGQSSRRTAFVREITREVVGLAPYERRIIELLRNTQDKRARKLAKKRLGTFTRGKRKVEDMQTVIAEARRVGGH encoded by the exons ATGC AGCATGCCCTAAGCCCTACACCTCGCTACGCACTACGGCGGGCGGCCAACCAAAAATCCGCAAAGTGCATCGCGAATCCAACCGCACCGACGAGCCTTCGACTTCGACAACCCCCTTCAGCAACCACCGTCGTCGCCAACCCCAAGTCATCAACCGTCGTGATGGCGCAGGAACGTTCCGGAATCGTGGTCGGTCTCAACAAGGGCCAC AAAACCACCCCCCTCAACACCCCCAAGACCAAGATTAGCCGCACCAAGGGCCAGTCTTCCCGCCGCACTGCCTTCGTCCGCGAGATCACCCGCGAGGTTGTCGGTCTTGCCCCCTATGAGCGCCGTATCATCGAACTCCTGAGAAACACTCAGGACAAGCGCGCTCGTAAGCTTGCTAAGAAGAGG CTCGGTACTTTCACCCGTGGCAAGAGAAAGGTTGAGGACATGCAGACCGTCATCGCCGAGGCCCGTCGTGTTGGTGGTCACTAA
- a CDS encoding 2-deoxyribose-5-phosphate aldolase (COG:F;~EggNog:ENOG410PFNK;~InterPro:IPR011343,IPR028581,IPR002915,IPR013785;~PFAM:PF01791;~go_component: GO:0005737 - cytoplasm [Evidence IEA];~go_function: GO:0003824 - catalytic activity [Evidence IEA];~go_function: GO:0004139 - deoxyribose-phosphate aldolase activity [Evidence IEA];~go_function: GO:0016829 - lyase activity [Evidence IEA];~go_process: GO:0009264 - deoxyribonucleotide catabolic process [Evidence IEA]) — MPNTITVSLPQIAKMIDYSLLHPTLTDADVLSGLQTARDTHVATACIKPYHIPLARQELDGTDVLICPVIGFPHGNSTTEIKVAEATAAARDGGAEIDMVVNVGKVLSGNWGYVRGEIEQINKAVVDNGATLKVIFENDYLKPEHIIQLCKICTEVGVAFVKTSTGYGFVKQADGSYNYKGATVEHLKLMKENVGDGVQIKAAGGVRTLDDLLHVMSLGVSRVGASATVAILEEAKKRGIGNEPVEVSFKPMGE; from the coding sequence ATGCCCAACACCATAACCGTATCCCTCCCCCAGATCGCCAAAATGATCGATTactccctcctccaccccACCCTAACCGACGCCGACGTCCTCTCAGGCCTCCAAACCGCCCGCGACACCCATGTCGCAACAGCCTGCATAAAACCCTACCACATCCCGCTCGCGCGACAAGAACTCGACGGCACTGACGTCCTCATCTGTCCTGTGATCGGTTTCCCGCATGGCAACAGCACAACTGAGATTAAAGTTGCCGAGGCCACTGCGGCGGCAAGGGATGGTGGTGCTGAGATCGATATGGTTGTGAATGTGGGCAAGGTGTTGAGCGGGAATTGGGGGTATGTGCGGGGTGAGATTGAGCAGATTAACAAGGCTGTTGTGGACAACGGGGCGACTCTCAAGGTTATTTTTGAAAACGACTACCTGAAACCAGAACATATCATCCAGCTATGCAAGATATGCACAGAAGTGGGCGTTGCATTTGTCAAGACATCCACGGGGTATGGTTTCGTGAAGCAGGCGGATGGAAGCTATAACTACAAGGGTGCTACTGTTGAGCATTTGAAGCTGATGAAGGAGAATGTTGGGGATGGTGTGCAGATCAAGGCAGCTGGAGGTGTTCGGACGTTGGATGATTTGCTGCATGTAATGAGTTTGGGGGTTAGCCGGGTGGGTGCGTCGGCGACTGTAGCTATTTTGGAGGAGGCAAAGAAGAGGGGGATTGGGAATGAGCCGGTTGAGGTTTCGTTTAAGCCAATGGGGGAGTGA
- a CDS encoding transcription factor domain-containing protein (COG:K;~EggNog:ENOG410PMT0;~InterPro:IPR007219;~PFAM:PF04082;~TransMembrane:1 (i197-216o);~go_function: GO:0003677 - DNA binding [Evidence IEA];~go_function: GO:0008270 - zinc ion binding [Evidence IEA];~go_process: GO:0006351 - transcription, DNA-templated [Evidence IEA]), whose translation MKRARLEGRGDSLTVESVSAVSLGSRAKGFVEMGGSTSTSNERLKLGESRNNKDNDNDDSDNGMSDDPQTTGNSAERLGHSSSTMSLVDGVFRLYKETTPEIMATDAIPGGQRSHHAVNDSMARTLPRMRRPLASTSGVAGLTSLFPKYEAAALLVDTYFDCVHWFMLLFHQDEFRQRWQLLYKQARSNHHSTAENLGFISTFLMVIAIGLQYTGVNRKRLLATYQVDCDALQTHIFAAIRERLLDIMALGTLEAAQTCVLLGTYYLFHGDPGLAWPVCGCALRIAQALHLHRKQQPLSTDSERPSMTWRNESEARKRCWWAIYEIETFCSMSYGYPHSINDADCDAEPLDPSAKLPAAQSPASFNEPLQCETTLLTYKYLMSKLSVITNEILSQLYCVGSASANNLAVKPRLSSQHLVRKVVSISRKLEAWKAEIPPLLRDCWTSSSETPGYASREEFDLDIGASGPVFESHIFQLQALTLQLAYENARIIVNRPLLSFRLVTRSNTTADEPHSDHSNDPFTQSMQACRDAAINISKASSIPIMDLVADTYAAAFVGIHTFTAGLTLCILNSIDPLSSQSHEAKVGLQRLMVIQTKLKERSPLPGQGLEILQRLAKHVLEKELGAMLAVPGVEPVRTSDVGRTGHHEYRRATADGGIRPQQLESLPSINPYLPAMAAPEETSPPGTNDTTAFQYIPDTALSQAIAEFEKAMLPSSPIHISQAEQGSDSLAWPLGDDVFPSLEQAWIWGLNSFTLPE comes from the exons ATGAAAAGGGCTCGGTTGGAGGGCCGTGGTGACTCCTTGACTGTTGAAAGTGTGTCAGCTGTGTCGTTGGGGAGTCGGGCTAAGGGTTTTGTGGAGATGGGGGGTTCGACGTCAACGTCTAACGAACGTCTTAAATTGGGTGAATCTAGAAATAATAAGGACAACGATAACGATGACAGTGATAATGGAATGAGCGATGACCCACAAACTACCGGCAACAGTGCCGAGCGGCTGGGTCATTCAAGTTCTACCATGTCCCTAGTTGACGGG GTATTCCGCCTCTACAAAGAGACCACTCCAGAAATTATGGCGACGGATGCAATACCAGGAGGCCAGCGTAGTCACCATGCTGTGAATGACAGCATGGCCAGGACACTGCCCCGGATGAGACGGCCATTGGCATCAACGTCCGGCGTGGCTGGATTGACCTCACTGTTTCCTAAGTACGAAGCCGCTGCTCTACTTGTGGACACCTACTTCGACTGCGTACACTGGTTCATGCTTCTATTTCACCAAGACGAGTTTCGGCAGAGATGGCAGCTACTGTACAAACAGGCGCGAAGTAACCACCATTCTACCGCAGAGAACCTGGGGTTCATCAGCACATTCCTTATGGTCATCGCGATTGGCCTTCAATACACTGGCGTAAATCGCAAGCGTCTTCTGGCTACTTATCAGGTTGACTGCGATGCACTGCAAACTCACATCTTCGCCGCCATCCGAGAGCGACTGCTGGATATCATGGCTCTTGGGACACTGGAGGCAGCGCAGACCTGCGTTCTATTGGGGACATACTATCTATTCCATGGCGATCCTGGACTCGCATGGCCCGTCTGCGGTTGTGCCCTTCGCATCGCGCAAGCATTGCATCTACATCGAAAGCAGCAGCCTCTGAGTACGGATAGCGAACGACCATCAATGACATGGAGAAACGAGAGCGAAGCCCGGAAGCGATGCTGGTGGGCTATATACGAGATCGAAACCTTCTGCTCCATGTCCTATGGGTATCCACATTCTATCAACGATGCTGATTGTGATGCAGAGCCGCTGGATCCGTCTGCTAAACTGCCAGCTGCACAGTCACCGGCGTCTTTTAATGAGCCGCTTCAGTGCGAGACGACCTTGCTGACTTATAAATATCTCATGTCAAAGCTTTCAGTTATTACCAATGAGATTTTGAGTCAGTTGTACTGTGTTGGATCGGCATCGGCGAATAATCTCGCTGTTAAACCGAGATTGTCATCTCAGCATCTGGTGCGGAAGGTTGTTTCTATCAGCCGAAAATTGGAAGCTTGGAAGGCAGAGATTCCGCCATTATTACGGGATTGCTGGACGTCATCATCAGAAACACCTGGCTATGCTTCTCGCGAAGAATTCGACTTGGACATAGGCGCCTCCGGTCCCGTATTTGAGAGCCATATCTTCCAGCTCCAGGCACTGACACTCCAGTTAGCCTACGAGAATGCACGTATTATTGTTAACAGACCCTTACTCTCTTTCCGACTGGTGACCCGCTCGAATACGACAGCAGATGAACCACATTCGGACCATTCCAACGACCCATTCACACAATCAATGCAAGCATGCCGTGACGCCGCCATCAACATCTCAAAAGCCTCCTCAATCCCCATAATGGATCTCGTCGCAGATACATACGCCGCTGCATTCGTCGGGATCCACACCTTCACTGCCGGTCTCACGTTGTGTATACTGAACAGCATCGACCCGTTGAGTTCGCAGTCGCACGAGGCTAAAGTCGGATTGCAGAGGTTGATGGTTATTCAGACTAAGTTGAAGGAACGGTCACCGTTGCCTGGACAGGGGTTGGAGATTCTGCAGCGCTTGGCGAAGCATGTTTTGGAGAAGGAGTTGGGCGCGATGCTTGCTGTGCCTGGTGTCGAGCCCGTGAGGACTTCAGACGTTGGGCGGACTGGTCATCATGAGTATCGTCGTGCTACGGCAGATGGAGGTATTCGCCCACAACAACTCGAATCATTGCCCAGTATCAACCCCTACTTACCAGCAATGGCTGCTCCTGAAGAGACTTCCCCACCCGGAACAAACGATACTACAGCCTTCCAGTACATCCCCGATACAGCCCTATCACAAGCCATAGCCGAATTCGAAAAAG CAATGCTCCCCTCATCCCCGATTCATATTTCCCAAGCGGAACAGGGCTCCGATAGTCTCGCCTGGCCATTGGGAGACGATGTGTTTCCGTCGTTGGAACAAGCGTGGATATGGGGATTGAATAGTTTTACGCTTCCGGAGTAA
- a CDS encoding uncharacterized protein (COG:J;~EggNog:ENOG410PPM7;~TransMembrane:7 (o29-47i59-77o110-128i140-164o184-210i222-244o264-289i)), whose product MAPIANNGPPPSSETLTYDYRNSMRGWDIVTQVVCLVIGTICVALRMCSKLFIVRKPGWEDLSCFLAWLGLIGYGVICFEADKHGSGIHQWLVAEIDARSFSKIANIAQIAYGPLIFITKLSILLLYIRLFTTPVKKTTTYMIIQLLIWFNFFFYLADTIVKIFECTPRHKIWEKTTQGSCININIPILVTSAINVASDFMILLLPIACVWNVKQMNRTRKLGVSAIFAAGSFGCCSSVVRLVFSVKNSNTADKTHDWFPEFLWTTAEVTCGIIASCLPALPACFRYFFQKAATQLSCFSEASAGSSRRRHHNNANISPSQQEQQNKKPPRGWMATEDSEVLKYSTWELEGNYSNHDDSNNNSKNGSNTNTTKSNSNANTNSNTNTNNTNTNTSSNNTTELRSPAESQSQIFQGASYSTAEAKADATPLASTGASPDASCVDIEKTYPSQGILRTIEVDVESAPGKGQGQGQGQGQK is encoded by the exons ATGGCTCCTATTGCGAATAACGGCCCTCCACCGTCATCGGAAACCCTCACTTATGATTATCGGAATTCGATGCGAGGATGGGATATCGTCACTCAAGTGGTGTGTCTGGTTATCGGCACGATTTGTGTCGCGCTGCGGATGTGTTCGAAGCTGTTTATTGTACGGAAACCAGGATGGGAGGACTTGTCTTGTTTTTTGGCCTGG CTCGGCCTCATCGGTTACGGAGTAATCTGCTTCGAAGCGGACAAGCACGGTAGTGGTATCCATCAATGGCTGGTAGCCGAGATTGACGCCAGAAGTTTTTCCAAA ATAGCAAACATCGCGCAAATAGCCTACGGCCCCCTGATCTTCATCACTAAACTctccatcctcctcctctacATCCGCCTCTTCACAACCCCCGTCAAGAAAACAACAACATACATGATCATCCAGCTCCTCATCTGGttcaatttcttcttctacCTCGCAGACACCATCGTTAAGATTTTTGAGTGCACGCCGCGGCATAAGATCTGGGAGAAAACTACACAGGGGTCGTgtatcaacatcaacattcCGATTCTAGTGACCTCGGCCATCAATGTGGCGTCGGATTTTATGATTCTGTTGCTACCGATTGCATGCGTGTGGAATGTGAAGCAGATGAATCGGACGAGGAAGCTGGGAGTGTCGGCCATTTTTGCAGCTGGTTCATT tgGCTGCTGCTCCAGCGTCGTGCGACTAGTCTTCAGCGTCAAAAACAGCAATACCGCTGACAAAACTCATGACTGGTTCCCCGAGTTTCTTTGGAC AACAGCAGAAGTCACCTGCGGCATCATCGCCAGCTGCCTCCCTGCCCTACCAGCCTGCTTCCGCTACTTCTTTCAAAAAGCTGCAACCCAACTCTCCTGCTTCAGCGAAGCGAGCGCCGGCAGTTCGAGAAGAAGACACCACAACAATGCTAATATCAGCCCCAGTCAGCAAGAACAGCAGAATAAAAAGCCGCCGCGCGGCTGGATGGCAACGGAAGACAGCGAGGTTCTCAAGTACAGTACCTGGGAATTAGAAGGGAATTACAGCAACCATGATGATAGCAACAACAATTCGAAAAACGGCAgtaacaccaacaccaccaagaGCAACAGCAACGCAAATACGAATAGCAACACAAACACCAACAATACAAACACAAATACCAGCAGCAATAACACCACCGAACTCCGAAGCCCCGCAGAAAGCCAGAGTCAGATCTTCCAGGGCGCTTCCTACTCAACAGCAGAAGCGAAAGCAGATGCAACGCCTCTAGCGTCGACGGGGGCATCGCCCGATGCATCGTGTGTGGATATTGAAAAGACGTATCCGTCGCAGGGGATTTTGAGGACTATTGAGGTGGATGTTGAGTCTGCGCCGGGGAAGGGGCAGGGGCAGGGACAGGGACAGGGCCAGAAGTGA
- a CDS encoding MDM20/NAA25 family protein (COG:Z;~EggNog:ENOG410PP7U;~InterPro:IPR019183;~PFAM:PF09797), whose translation MVSTTNDAVFQRRNNQIQDAIDAQNLKQALQLIEKRMKKGEDTRFLRAWKAHILFRHADEAHHKRGVTETLELCKAEPPATDLETLDILQQTLEKMNDQEDTKRGLWEKAAKAKPQELEIQMRWFTYAFENDDWKSAQKAAMSLQSNFPRTRKYYFWAIFLCHLTATDSKSSEAERKLFGTLAYRMASKAAESVPSDPKESPSPPKAIQTTEELLLLVKILETQDRHSEIVKLLDSESLGLNSPVVQNDWTFVGTKVDGLEKAGMWTEGLVYAKNLLAIPSDENEKKALQERDDWAVWNLLVASVRNINNAETTSGAQIFIKHFLNAVPKSRNAQLAQLDLIHWGVQSGSLSKDDLYSASKEYFDRNKSKLYCFGDLQKYLPGLEKDGLSRFVEYTLKTQESESDTSPFKGVAVINALKLEYCFQLSSNEASITTQKTEDYIGRCLKAYSELHHPEQKSDESAIESQPSDDLCLLAAMSLMRFGHEGEQIPDTALIRAAGILDRLLVDSPHNYQALLLLVRIYLRLGAGSLALKTFSKLSVKQFQFETVAHNLFTRIATVHPHSAPPIEGAEYKDFDPQIALMQGLNFYRNADITTIRNRSNGLDYGSYVNVEGTIDLQRRLKNSICRKMYALEVRRTQRLVGGKPVGRYDEIANDESPMYDQRKFDAFMNCEAPGKPTFEERMRLGPLPRESWMKSSRITDRLFGLLKELAAQRPVSMETALPSLDEILGSDQESDMTPAEIEATKNHLNLLKVVSHLGGSKSVTPEEVEESLSQMEEWLSSKTQYLAPSDNKASPIIFNTAITFHLESPSAPSWRFLHETSLILETLKAVSQLTTIASKKGTKSAKLPKDRIEQLTASVRQVHESVRTNIRNLKSRISESGVLSALIDLVLSGTTGELRDALEKMLDTSALEVFAGELMESWEEGLEGLVEVTL comes from the exons ATGGTGTCGACCACCAACGACGCCGTCTTCCAGCGGCGCAACAACCAAATCCAGGATGCCATTGATGCGCAGAATCTCAAGCAGGCGCTGCAGCTTATCGAGAAGCGCATGAAGAAGGGCGAGGACACGAGGTTTTTGAGG GCATGGAAGGCCCATATCCTCTTCCGCCATGCCGACGAAGCCCACCACAAGCGTGGAGTGACCGAGACCCTTGAACTATGCAAAGCCGAACCCCCCGCAACGGACCTCGAGACCCTCGATATCCTCCAGCAGACCCTGGAGAAAATGAACGATCAGGAAGATACAAAGCGGGGACTCTGGGAAAAGGCCGCGAAGGCCAAGCCACAGGAGCTGGAAATCCAGATGCGCTGGTTTACATATGCATTTGAGAATGATGATTGGAAGTCTGCGCAGAAG GCTGCCATGAGTCTTCAGAGCAATTTCCCGAGAACGCGAAAGTATTACTTCTGGGCTATTTTCCTCTGCCACCTTACCGCTACCGATTCGAAGAGCTCGGAGGCTGAGCGGAAGCTCTTTGGAACTCTAGCATACCGCATGGCGTCTAAAGCTGCCGAAAGTGTTCCTTCCGACCCT AAAGAATCGCCCAGTCCACCGAAAGCCATCCAGACTACCGAAGAGCTACTGCTGCTGGTCAAGATTCTCGAAACGCAAGACCGGCACTCCGAGATCGTGAAACTTCTCGACAGCGAAAGCCTCGGACTCAATTCGCCGGTCGTCCAGAATGATTGGACCTTTGTCGGAACCAAGGTGGACGGTCTAGAAAAGGCTGGGATGTGGACCGAGGGTCTTGTCTACGCGAAGAACTTGCTCGCCATTCCTAGCGACgagaatgagaagaaggctCTGCAGGAGCGTGATGACTGGGCTGTCTGGAATTTGCTTGTTGCATCTGTTCGGAACATAAACAATGCAGA GACAACTAGCGGGGCCCAAATTTTCATCAAACATTTCCTCAACGCAGTGCCCAAATCTCGCAACGCGCAATTGGCTCAATTGGACCTGATTCATTGGGGCGTCCAGTCGGGCAGTCTGTCGAAGGATGACCTTTATTCTGCCAGTAAAGAGTACTTTGACCGGAATAAGAGCAAGCTTTACTGCTTCGGTGACCTGCAAAAATATCTTCCTGGATTGGAAAAGGATGGATTGTCCAGGTTTGTCGAGTACACACTCAAGACGCAAGAGAGTGAAAGCGAC ACCTCTCCGTTCAAAGGCGTTGCAGTTATTAATGCCCTCAAGTTGGAGTATTGCTTCCAACTGTCGTCCAACGAGGCCAGCATCACAACGCAAAAAACCGAAGATTACATTGGCCGCTGCCTGAAAGCCTACAGCGAACTTCATCACCCGGAGCAGAAATCCGACGAGTCTGCGATCGAGAGCCAACCGAGCGATGACCTTTGCCTGCTCGCCGCAATGAGCTTGATGCGTTTCGGACATGAAGGCGAACAAATCCCAGACACCGCACTCATTCGTGCGGCCGGAATTCTCGATCGTCTGCTTGTCGACTCCCCTCACAACTACCAGGCATTGTTGTTGCTTGTGCGGATCTACCTCCGTCTCGGTGCTGGTTCTCTCGCTTTAAAGACATTCAGCAAGCTCTCCGTCAAGCAATTCCAGTTTGAAACTGTTGCCCATAACCTCTTCACCCGTATTGCAACTGTCCACCCACACTCGGCACCACCGATCGAAGGCGCAGAATACAAAGACTTTGACCCGCAAATCGCCCTCATGCAGGGTTTGAACTTCTACCGCAATGCGGACATCACGACCATCCGGAACCGATCGAATGGATTGGATTACGGCAGTTATGTGAACGTGGAGGGTACCATCGATCTTCAGAGACGCCTGAAGAACAGCATCTGTCGAAAAATGTATGCGCTGGAAGTGAGACGTACGCAGAGATTGGTCGGGGGGAAACCGGTGGGGCGCTACGATGAGATTG CAAACGACGAGTCTCCCATGTATGACCAGCGGAAATTCGACGCGTTTATGAACTGCGAAGCTCCTGGGAAGCCAACGTTCGAAGAGCGGATGCGCTTGGGCCCATTGCCTCGG GAATCATGGATGAAGTCGAGCAGGATCACAGACCGGCTATTCGGGCTCCTCAAGGAACTGGCTGCTCAGCGACCTGTGTCCATGGAGACTGCATTGCCCAGTCTCGACGAGATTCTTGGATCAGACCAAGAATCTGATATGACACCTGCAGAAATCGAGGCCACGAAGAATCACCTTAATCTGCTCAAGGTGGTGTCTCACCTGGGTGGATCGAAATCAGTCACTCCCGAAGAGGTCGAGGAGTCCCTATCGCAAATGGAGGAATGGCTGAGCTCGAAGACTCAGTACCTCGCACCAAGTGACAACAAGGCATCTCCGATCATTTTCAACACAGCCATCACCTTCCACTTAGAATCCCCCTCCGCACCGTCCTGGAGATTCCTCCACGAAACATCGCTCATTCTCGAAACCCTCAAGGCCGTCTCGCAATTAACAACCATCGCATCGAAGAAGGGCACCAAGTCCGCCAAGCTGCCCAAGGACCGTATCGAGCAATTGACAGCATCCGTCCGTCAAGTTCACGAGAGCGTACGGACAAACATCCGTAATCTGAAGTCCCGTATCTCCGAGTCGGGCGTGCTGAGCGCGTTGATCGATCTTGTTCTCAGTGGGACGACTGGTGAGCTTCGCGATGCGCTGGAGAAGATGCTTGATACTTCGGCATTGGAAGTGTTTGCCGGAGAGTTGATGGAGAGCTGGGAAGAAGGATTGGAAGGGTTAGTTGAGGTGACTCTGTGA